One window from the genome of Dehalococcoidia bacterium encodes:
- a CDS encoding aminotransferase class IV: protein MAWVYFNGRLLPEDNALVPAGDRGVLLGLGVFETFRARKGRVYRLDAHFRRLCAGAAAFGIEVPLDLPGLGKAVSDLARLAALDDARVRLTLTAGDPEGGPNLLIQARASTDYPEESYEAGIRLATAAQRRNETSPLARLKTTSFAENVHARDEARRRGADEALLLNTKGLVAEGSVTNVFAVIGREVVTPPVEDGALGGVTREAVLELAPDAGVRPAVRSLRLEDLLAAREVFVTNAIAGLLPVVAIDGTIVGGGRPGDITRRLRAAYEAAASLTTPGA from the coding sequence ATGGCCTGGGTCTACTTCAATGGCCGTTTGCTGCCCGAGGACAACGCCCTCGTACCGGCGGGCGACCGCGGCGTCCTCCTGGGCCTCGGCGTCTTCGAGACTTTTCGTGCCCGGAAGGGGCGGGTCTACCGGCTGGACGCCCACTTTCGGAGGCTTTGCGCCGGCGCGGCAGCGTTCGGCATAGAGGTCCCCCTCGACCTCCCCGGCCTGGGCAAGGCCGTCTCCGACCTCGCGAGGCTCGCGGCCTTGGATGACGCCCGCGTCCGCCTGACGTTGACCGCGGGCGATCCCGAGGGCGGCCCCAACCTCCTCATCCAGGCCCGCGCCAGCACCGACTACCCTGAGGAGTCGTACGAGGCCGGCATCCGCCTCGCGACAGCGGCCCAACGTCGGAACGAGACGTCCCCTCTCGCGCGGCTCAAGACGACCAGCTTCGCCGAGAACGTGCATGCCCGGGACGAAGCGCGGCGCCGGGGAGCGGACGAAGCGCTGCTCTTGAACACGAAGGGACTGGTCGCTGAAGGCAGCGTGACGAACGTGTTCGCCGTCATCGGGCGCGAAGTCGTCACGCCGCCGGTTGAAGACGGCGCGCTTGGCGGCGTCACCCGGGAGGCGGTGCTGGAGCTGGCGCCTGATGCCGGGGTCAGGCCCGCCGTGAGAAGCCTGCGGCTGGAGGACTTGCTCGCCGCCCGGGAGGTCTTCGTCACGAACGCGATTGCCGGCCTCCTTCCCGTCGTTGCCATCGACGGCACGATAGTTGGCGGCGGCCGGCCTGGCGACATCACACGGCGCCTACGCGCCGCCTATGAGGCGGCTGCTAGCCTCACCACGCCAGGCGCCTGA
- a CDS encoding Hsp20/alpha crystallin family protein, with protein sequence MTNLVRWDPFSELRTTMDRLFEEGFSRPWRLLGDQLPVEYSFPVEVSETDTAVDVKAALPGVRPDEVEVSIQNDVLNIRAEHKEQAEEQKRDYYRREIRYGSFHRAIALPNSVDADKAEARFENGILNLHLPKAEAARPKMIKVAAGNGVVSTQ encoded by the coding sequence ATGACAAACCTTGTTCGTTGGGACCCGTTCAGCGAGCTCCGCACGACCATGGACCGGCTCTTCGAGGAAGGCTTCTCTCGCCCGTGGCGCCTCCTCGGTGACCAGCTGCCGGTCGAGTACAGCTTCCCGGTTGAGGTGTCCGAGACCGACACGGCGGTTGACGTCAAGGCCGCCCTCCCGGGGGTGAGGCCGGATGAGGTCGAGGTCTCGATCCAGAACGACGTCCTGAACATCCGTGCCGAGCACAAGGAGCAGGCCGAAGAGCAGAAGCGCGACTACTATCGCAGGGAGATCCGCTACGGCTCCTTCCACCGCGCGATCGCGCTGCCGAACTCTGTCGACGCGGACAAGGCTGAGGCCCGCTTCGAGAACGGCATCCTCAACCTCCACTTGCCCAAGGCCGAGGCTGCCCGGCCGAAGATGATCAAGGTCGCGGCTGGCAACGGCGTCGTCAGCACTCAGTAA
- a CDS encoding MerR family transcriptional regulator, giving the protein MNDKDYNNEEEPAFIISVAARMLGVHAQTLRYYERVGLLTPSRSRGRIRLYSQADINRIRQVQRLIEDLGVNLAGAEVIIDMSRKIKALEEENEALRLELQRLRDRRLPAPRE; this is encoded by the coding sequence ATGAACGACAAAGACTACAACAACGAGGAGGAACCGGCATTCATCATCAGCGTCGCGGCGCGGATGCTGGGCGTGCACGCGCAGACGCTGCGCTACTACGAGCGCGTGGGGCTGCTGACGCCCTCACGCTCGCGCGGGCGCATCCGCCTTTACTCGCAGGCGGACATCAACCGCATCCGCCAGGTGCAGCGCCTGATCGAGGACCTCGGTGTCAACCTGGCCGGTGCGGAAGTGATCATCGATATGAGCCGCAAGATCAAGGCGCTGGAGGAGGAGAACGAGGCGCTGCGCCTTGAGCTCCAGCGCCTGCGCGACCGCCGCCTGCCAGCGCCGAGGGAGTGA
- the pabB gene encoding aminodeoxychorismate synthase component I produces MTLISPDLEAVARVGSEPWGFWLDSSLPDARQGRHSFAGRRPSFVMRCWGRRVELSSPGGSRTCLDADPFEVLRGLLNERAGRDGMVAGYFGFGLARHIEDLPSMAAEDLGLPDCSLGFYEDVAVFDPGVFAPGVGASIRHPPFDALASSFSRAGYRRAVARCLDYIRAGDIYQVNLSQRFEADCPRPPIEVYRALRRLSPAPYGAIFTFPDFTLLSSSPERFLHYDPVSRVVETRPIKGTRPRGRDAQEDLALARDLMASGKDRAENLMIVDLERNDLGRVAEVGSVEVPELFGLESYASVHHLVSTVRCRLRPDCDAIDLLRATFPSGSVTGAPKLRAMQIIDELEPVARGPYTGAMGYIGFDGRVDLNVAIRIMVIKEGRAYFHVGGGIVADSDPEAEYQETLDKGAALARVLAAD; encoded by the coding sequence GTGACCCTGATCAGTCCTGACCTCGAAGCGGTTGCCCGGGTCGGCTCGGAGCCCTGGGGTTTCTGGCTCGATAGTTCGCTCCCCGACGCGCGCCAGGGCCGCCACTCCTTCGCCGGCAGGCGCCCCTCGTTCGTAATGCGCTGCTGGGGCCGCCGCGTCGAGCTATCGAGCCCTGGCGGGAGCCGCACCTGCCTCGATGCTGACCCATTCGAGGTGCTCCGCGGCCTCCTGAACGAGCGGGCCGGCCGGGACGGCATGGTCGCCGGCTACTTCGGCTTCGGTCTCGCGCGCCACATCGAGGATCTCCCGTCGATGGCGGCGGAGGACCTCGGCCTCCCAGACTGCAGCCTTGGCTTCTACGAGGACGTTGCCGTCTTCGACCCAGGCGTCTTCGCGCCCGGAGTTGGGGCCTCTATCCGCCATCCGCCCTTCGATGCGCTCGCGTCCAGCTTCTCTCGCGCCGGTTACCGGAGAGCGGTCGCGCGCTGCCTCGACTACATCCGCGCGGGCGACATCTACCAGGTGAACTTGAGCCAGCGTTTCGAGGCTGACTGCCCCCGGCCCCCCATCGAGGTGTACCGGGCCCTGCGCCGCCTATCGCCGGCCCCCTACGGCGCAATCTTCACCTTCCCGGACTTCACGCTACTTTCGAGCTCGCCGGAGCGTTTTCTTCACTACGACCCCGTGAGCAGAGTCGTCGAGACGCGGCCCATAAAGGGCACACGGCCCCGCGGGCGTGACGCCCAGGAGGACCTGGCGCTGGCCCGCGACCTCATGGCCAGCGGGAAGGACCGGGCCGAAAACCTCATGATCGTCGACCTCGAGCGCAACGACCTCGGCCGCGTGGCGGAGGTGGGCAGCGTCGAAGTACCGGAGCTGTTCGGGCTGGAGAGCTACGCCAGCGTGCACCACCTGGTGTCCACGGTGCGCTGCCGCCTTCGTCCCGACTGCGACGCCATCGACCTGCTGCGCGCCACCTTCCCGAGCGGCTCGGTGACCGGCGCGCCCAAACTGCGGGCGATGCAGATCATCGACGAACTGGAGCCGGTCGCCCGTGGCCCCTACACGGGCGCGATGGGCTACATCGGCTTTGACGGACGCGTCGACCTCAACGTCGCCATCCGCATCATGGTCATCAAGGAAGGGCGCGCCTACTTCCACGTTGGCGGCGGCATCGTCGCCGATTCGGACCCGGAAGCCGAGTACCAGGAGACGCTGGACAAGGGCGCGGCCCTGGCGCGCGTACTGGCGGCGGACTGA
- a CDS encoding J domain-containing protein, with amino-acid sequence MAKDYYQTLGVNRNATEKEIRSAYRRLARKLHPDINPGDKAAEARFKEVNAAYEVLSDPEKRKKYDLYGDDWEHAEEIERARRGRGRTFYDFGGAPGGFRTFTFEGDPSEIFGADDIFSGLFGGRRTRVRPRNLNVEQPVQVSLEEAYSGTVRTLLLNADNGGPPRRIEVKIPAGVQTGSRVRVAGEGLQEGGRKGDLYLIVDVLPHERFERKGDDLYADIDVPLSVAVLGGEVMVEAIGRRVALKVPPLTQNGRVIRLAGLGMPKLGSDQKGDLYVRVRVRLPERLDDKSKKLFEELRALGI; translated from the coding sequence ATGGCGAAGGACTACTATCAGACACTCGGTGTCAACCGGAACGCGACGGAGAAGGAGATCCGCTCCGCCTACCGTCGCCTTGCCCGCAAGCTGCATCCCGACATCAATCCGGGCGACAAGGCGGCCGAGGCGCGGTTCAAGGAGGTGAACGCAGCCTACGAGGTCCTCTCCGACCCCGAGAAGCGCAAGAAGTACGACCTCTACGGCGACGACTGGGAGCATGCGGAGGAGATTGAGCGCGCCCGGCGCGGCAGAGGTCGCACCTTCTACGACTTCGGGGGCGCGCCCGGCGGCTTCCGGACCTTCACGTTCGAAGGCGACCCGAGCGAGATCTTTGGCGCCGATGACATTTTCAGCGGGCTGTTCGGCGGCCGAAGGACTCGCGTCCGCCCGCGCAACCTCAACGTCGAGCAGCCAGTGCAGGTGTCGCTCGAAGAGGCGTACAGCGGCACCGTCCGGACCCTGCTCCTGAACGCAGACAACGGCGGCCCGCCGCGCCGGATCGAGGTGAAGATCCCCGCGGGTGTGCAGACGGGCTCGCGGGTGCGTGTCGCCGGCGAGGGCCTGCAGGAGGGCGGGCGCAAGGGCGACCTGTACTTGATCGTCGACGTCCTGCCCCACGAGCGTTTCGAGCGAAAAGGGGATGACCTCTACGCCGACATCGACGTGCCCCTGAGCGTCGCCGTCCTGGGCGGCGAGGTCATGGTCGAGGCCATAGGGCGCCGTGTGGCCCTGAAGGTGCCGCCTCTGACCCAGAACGGCCGCGTTATCAGGCTCGCGGGCCTCGGCATGCCGAAGCTTGGCTCCGACCAGAAGGGCGACCTTTACGTCCGGGTGCGGGTGCGGCTGCCGGAAAGGCTCGACGACAAGAGCAAGAAGCTGTTCGAAGAATTGAGAGCGCTGGGGATATGA
- a CDS encoding trypsin-like peptidase domain-containing protein, translated as MDAYSRAVSGAAERVGPAVVSVEVRRRQQRQGRGGRPARAGDPNAYVATGSGVIFDSQGRVITNEHVARAAPAPDAISVVLADGRRFAAVVEAADPSVDIAVLRIPSAPPGLPVAELTSAPLKVGQLVIAIGNPYGLSWTVTAGVVSAVGRSLPVGGGRELKDLVQTDTPINPGNSGGPLVDAHGRVVGITTAVMPFARGVGFAVPTSAVLGVIAAHRERLAQQDPPRFGISGVSTTIEPDVRKRLGLKQERGVLLVDVQPGSAAATASLRPLDIVVSIGDMPVTAVEDLKRRIDSLRAGRNVEVAFLREGRLRRTHVVIGGMPRGIVEARL; from the coding sequence ATGGACGCGTACTCGCGCGCCGTATCAGGCGCCGCTGAGCGCGTTGGCCCGGCCGTAGTGAGCGTCGAGGTGCGCCGCCGCCAGCAGCGGCAAGGGCGCGGCGGCCGGCCCGCCAGGGCGGGCGATCCGAACGCCTACGTTGCCACGGGCTCCGGCGTCATCTTCGACTCTCAGGGGCGCGTGATCACGAACGAGCACGTCGCCCGGGCAGCGCCGGCGCCGGACGCTATCTCCGTTGTGCTGGCGGACGGCCGTCGCTTTGCGGCGGTGGTCGAAGCCGCGGACCCGTCCGTGGACATAGCGGTGCTTCGCATCCCTAGCGCGCCGCCGGGGCTTCCCGTGGCGGAGCTGACTTCCGCGCCGCTAAAGGTAGGCCAGCTGGTGATCGCGATCGGCAACCCCTACGGCCTGAGCTGGACCGTGACGGCTGGCGTGGTCAGTGCCGTGGGCCGCTCGCTGCCCGTAGGTGGCGGACGGGAACTGAAGGACCTCGTGCAGACAGACACGCCGATCAATCCCGGCAACTCGGGCGGCCCGCTCGTCGATGCGCACGGGCGCGTCGTCGGCATCACGACCGCGGTGATGCCGTTCGCCCGCGGCGTTGGCTTCGCGGTGCCGACCTCCGCCGTACTCGGCGTAATCGCCGCGCATCGCGAGCGCCTGGCGCAGCAGGACCCGCCGCGATTCGGTATCAGCGGCGTCTCGACAACCATCGAGCCGGATGTGCGCAAGCGCCTGGGTCTCAAGCAGGAACGCGGCGTGTTACTGGTGGACGTACAGCCCGGTTCGGCTGCCGCGACGGCAAGCCTGAGGCCGCTGGATATCGTGGTCAGCATCGGCGACATGCCGGTGACAGCGGTCGAGGACCTGAAGCGCCGTATCGACTCGCTGCGCGCCGGCCGCAACGTCGAGGTCGCCTTCCTGCGCGAGGGCCGCCTGCGGCGCACGCACGTAGTCATCGGCGGAATGCCGCGAGGGATAGTCGAGGCAAGGCTGTAA
- a CDS encoding SDR family oxidoreductase, whose amino-acid sequence MTGRLAGRVALITGGTSGIGEATVERFLEEGARVVFTGRSVESGEAIAARLGPDARYFRADVTREDDIRASVEFTTSTFGRLDILFNNAGGPTGGTPEIVTWEQFEHAMALLVGSVVFGIKHAIPVMKAQQHGRIINNSSIAALRTNTGQYLYSAAKAAVTQLTKVAGMELGKYGITVNCVSPGGVATPIFYGGSEAARQLEPGHNEGKMRKLKENLARANPIHRTGLPRDVANAVLYLASDDGAYINCHDLVVDGGMTAGPFPAYD is encoded by the coding sequence ATGACAGGCAGGCTCGCAGGCAGGGTTGCCCTCATCACCGGCGGCACCAGCGGCATCGGTGAGGCGACCGTCGAGCGCTTTCTCGAAGAGGGCGCCCGCGTGGTCTTCACCGGCCGCTCGGTGGAAAGCGGCGAGGCGATCGCCGCCCGCCTCGGCCCGGACGCGCGCTACTTCCGCGCCGACGTGACGCGCGAGGACGACATCCGCGCTTCGGTCGAGTTCACGACCTCCACCTTCGGCAGGCTGGACATCCTCTTCAACAATGCCGGCGGACCCACGGGAGGCACGCCGGAGATTGTCACCTGGGAGCAGTTTGAGCACGCCATGGCCCTCCTCGTCGGCAGCGTCGTGTTCGGGATCAAGCACGCGATCCCGGTGATGAAGGCACAGCAGCACGGCCGCATCATCAACAACTCCAGCATCGCCGCCCTGCGCACCAATACGGGCCAGTACCTGTACAGCGCCGCCAAGGCGGCCGTCACCCAGCTCACGAAGGTCGCGGGCATGGAACTGGGCAAGTACGGCATCACCGTCAACTGCGTGTCGCCCGGCGGCGTCGCGACGCCGATCTTCTACGGCGGGTCCGAGGCCGCCCGCCAACTGGAGCCCGGGCACAACGAGGGTAAGATGCGCAAGCTCAAGGAGAACCTGGCCAGGGCCAACCCCATCCACCGCACCGGCCTGCCGCGCGATGTCGCCAACGCCGTCCTCTACCTCGCCAGCGACGATGGCGCCTACATCAACTGCCACGACCTCGTCGTCGACGGAGGCATGACGGCGGGGCCTTTCCCCGCGTACGACTAG
- a CDS encoding SDR family NAD(P)-dependent oxidoreductase → MPGRVEGKVAIVVGGGQTPGQTIGNGRATAILLAREGARVVVADRNLDSARETVAMIEAEKGEATAVEADVTDEAAVKDMVGAAMAVYGAIDILHNNVGASVALNDAPATELEVAAFDRIVATNLRGMWLACKHALPVMREQGRGSIVNISSMAARSNYPFVGYKTTKAAVIALSENLAAANARYGIRVNCILPGLMNTPMAIEARVAAGADREQLIAQRDSRVPLGRRMGTGWDVAFAALFLHSDEAKFITGVSLPVDGGAGVAGGGGG, encoded by the coding sequence ATGCCGGGAAGGGTAGAGGGCAAGGTAGCGATAGTCGTTGGCGGCGGGCAGACGCCGGGCCAGACCATCGGCAACGGCCGTGCCACCGCTATCCTCCTGGCCAGAGAAGGCGCGCGCGTCGTCGTCGCCGACCGCAACCTTGACTCCGCACGCGAGACCGTCGCCATGATCGAGGCCGAGAAGGGCGAAGCCACAGCGGTCGAGGCCGACGTCACGGACGAAGCGGCCGTGAAGGACATGGTCGGAGCGGCCATGGCCGTTTACGGCGCCATCGACATCCTGCACAACAACGTCGGCGCCAGCGTCGCCCTCAACGACGCCCCCGCGACCGAACTCGAGGTCGCGGCGTTCGACCGCATCGTCGCGACCAACCTGCGCGGGATGTGGCTCGCCTGCAAACATGCCCTGCCCGTGATGCGCGAGCAAGGAAGGGGTTCGATCGTCAACATCTCATCGATGGCCGCGCGTTCGAACTACCCCTTCGTGGGCTACAAGACCACGAAGGCGGCTGTCATCGCCCTGAGCGAGAACCTGGCGGCGGCGAATGCCCGCTACGGCATCCGCGTGAACTGCATCCTCCCGGGGCTCATGAACACCCCGATGGCCATCGAGGCGCGCGTCGCGGCCGGCGCTGACCGGGAGCAACTCATAGCCCAGCGCGACAGCCGCGTCCCCCTCGGGCGCAGGATGGGCACGGGTTGGGATGTGGCCTTCGCGGCCCTCTTCTTGCACTCGGACGAGGCGAAGTTCATCACCGGCGTCTCGCTTCCGGTCGATGGCGGCGCCGGTGTCGCCGGCGGAGGCGGCGGCTAG
- a CDS encoding aldo/keto reductase, with the protein MGELRTRRLGRTGLWLPELGLGAMDTPQSSEGLETLRAAYDQGIRFVDTARGYAGSEALIGQFIREHGGSPFVLSSKTFSHSIDGSQRDVDRSLAVLGVSSIDLYQLHDVRTDEAWREVMGENGALAGLRIAQERGLVRYLGISSHNLALVERAVLCGEFDAVMLEYSAFFPETAPLIDLAAEHDVGVIVMRPLGGSGRMSVVRSRIAGGYTGPLTPANLLRYVLSHPGVSVAIPGARHPSRIVENAATARSYEPMSEQERRELEAEAAALY; encoded by the coding sequence ATGGGGGAGTTGAGGACCCGCCGGCTCGGGCGCACCGGGCTGTGGCTGCCAGAGCTGGGCCTTGGCGCCATGGACACGCCGCAGTCCAGCGAGGGCCTGGAGACCCTGCGGGCCGCCTACGACCAGGGCATCCGCTTCGTGGACACGGCGCGCGGCTACGCCGGAAGCGAAGCCCTGATCGGCCAGTTCATCAGGGAGCATGGCGGCTCGCCCTTCGTGCTCAGCTCGAAGACCTTCAGCCATTCGATCGATGGCAGCCAGAGGGACGTAGACCGGTCCCTGGCCGTGCTGGGCGTCAGCTCTATCGACCTGTACCAGCTCCACGACGTCCGCACCGACGAAGCCTGGCGGGAGGTCATGGGCGAAAACGGCGCGCTCGCGGGCCTGAGGATCGCCCAGGAGCGCGGCCTTGTCCGCTATCTCGGCATCTCCTCGCACAACCTGGCGCTGGTGGAGCGGGCGGTCCTCTGCGGCGAGTTCGACGCCGTCATGCTCGAATACTCGGCCTTCTTTCCCGAGACAGCGCCACTCATCGACCTGGCTGCCGAGCACGACGTCGGCGTCATCGTCATGAGGCCGCTCGGCGGGTCGGGACGCATGAGCGTCGTGCGGAGCCGTATCGCCGGAGGGTATACCGGCCCCCTGACGCCTGCAAACCTGCTCCGCTACGTCCTATCTCACCCGGGCGTCTCAGTCGCCATACCTGGGGCGCGCCACCCCTCACGCATCGTCGAGAACGCCGCCACCGCCCGGTCCTACGAGCCGATGAGCGAGCAAGAGCGCCGCGAGCTCGAAGCGGAGGCGGCGGCCCTCTACTAG